The proteins below are encoded in one region of Rhodopirellula halodulae:
- a CDS encoding ExeM/NucH family extracellular endonuclease: protein MTASRRFLLTTASIRWLVGLLLVVGCKPASNPVAKPESVAEPAKTNVEPIASTDSAIADTPSFRPSADAIVIDGALNEIDWDSLVGKRVIVRGDLTIVDTYNLIRRGQVDVARERLYVPTSIVDPNDKDPKLNSYEGGNNVAQVTQAQKLNDTATITLDDGSAEQNIFPPKLFPNLGGGLATVRLGSTIKDVSGKVVLAGSKLLLVADQPLNWTPAPRPPRPDVGNAEVTVASFNVLNYFTTIDDGNNNARGADSYAELQRQEAKIVSAMIALKADVIGLMELENNLEAEQRLVDALNQAIGQEIFRGCGLPDGFAKAPGGNDAIRVGMIYRSDRVSTIGDVTMIRDDAFGVARTPIVQTFQAVSGQAVSGQAVSGQAVSGGDPFTVVVNHFKSKGGASNAPKANQNKGDGQGAYNASRRAQSLAITDFVRSLKVDEQEPRVLIIGDFNAYQQEDPVDALRAMGLIDLHEHQRASETDSGSYSYVYYGQAGSLDHAFATPALANSVTGVAAWHINADEPRSLDYNQEYNPSELFREDPYRSSDHDPVLIGIGD, encoded by the coding sequence ATGACAGCTTCGCGACGTTTCCTTTTGACCACCGCGTCAATCCGATGGTTGGTGGGCTTGTTGCTCGTAGTGGGGTGCAAACCCGCCTCCAACCCCGTCGCGAAGCCCGAGTCGGTGGCGGAACCAGCCAAGACAAACGTTGAACCGATCGCTTCGACCGATTCAGCAATCGCAGACACCCCATCGTTCCGTCCTTCGGCTGACGCGATCGTGATCGATGGCGCACTGAACGAAATCGACTGGGATTCACTGGTTGGTAAACGCGTCATCGTGCGGGGCGATTTGACCATCGTGGACACCTACAACTTGATCCGCCGAGGACAAGTCGATGTTGCTCGCGAACGACTTTACGTTCCGACCAGCATTGTCGATCCCAACGACAAGGATCCCAAGCTGAATTCCTACGAAGGCGGAAACAATGTCGCTCAGGTCACCCAAGCCCAAAAACTCAACGACACCGCCACCATCACGCTGGATGATGGCTCGGCCGAGCAAAACATCTTTCCACCGAAACTGTTTCCGAATCTCGGAGGCGGCTTGGCGACCGTGCGTCTGGGTTCGACCATCAAAGATGTCTCGGGGAAGGTCGTTCTTGCCGGCAGCAAACTGCTACTCGTTGCGGATCAGCCTTTGAACTGGACTCCCGCACCTCGACCACCTCGACCGGACGTGGGCAACGCGGAGGTGACGGTGGCGAGCTTCAACGTGCTAAACTATTTCACCACCATCGACGATGGCAACAACAACGCGCGGGGTGCGGATTCCTATGCGGAACTGCAGCGTCAAGAAGCCAAAATTGTCTCCGCGATGATCGCCCTCAAAGCCGACGTGATCGGCCTGATGGAACTGGAAAACAACCTCGAAGCGGAACAACGTTTGGTGGACGCATTGAACCAAGCCATCGGCCAAGAAATCTTTCGCGGCTGCGGATTGCCAGACGGGTTTGCGAAGGCTCCGGGCGGCAACGACGCCATCCGTGTTGGAATGATTTACCGTTCCGACCGAGTCTCCACGATCGGCGACGTGACCATGATTCGTGACGATGCATTTGGCGTGGCACGCACGCCAATCGTGCAGACATTCCAAGCGGTCTCGGGCCAAGCGGTCTCGGGCCAAGCGGTCTCGGGCCAAGCGGTCTCGGGCGGCGATCCATTCACCGTGGTCGTCAACCATTTCAAATCCAAAGGCGGCGCCAGCAACGCGCCCAAAGCGAATCAGAACAAAGGTGATGGCCAGGGCGCATACAACGCGAGTCGGCGAGCCCAGTCGCTTGCGATCACTGACTTCGTTCGCTCCTTGAAGGTTGACGAACAAGAACCACGCGTGCTGATCATTGGCGACTTCAACGCTTATCAACAAGAAGATCCGGTGGATGCCCTGCGTGCGATGGGATTGATCGATCTTCATGAGCACCAACGCGCGTCTGAAACAGACTCCGGCAGTTACTCTTACGTCTACTATGGCCAAGCCGGCAGCTTGGACCATGCATTTGCCACCCCAGCGCTTGCGAACTCAGTCACCGGGGTTGCCGCGTGGCACATCAACGCCGACGAACCGCGGTCGCTGGATTACAACCAAGAATACAATCCCAGCGAGCTCTTTCGCGAAGATCCCTATCGCAGTTCCGATCATGATCCGGTGCTCATTGGCATTGGTGACTGA
- the pta gene encoding phosphate acetyltransferase yields the protein MIQRSVYIGTNSNATGKRMVALGMMELAARRFGRVAFFRPVVRLGSDQDQSIRMMRSRYGITTPTEEMCGVTRTQARQMLAADRYSDLIQLIQQKFKQLEVKADFVVVEGTSYQGLAPELEFELNADIAANIGARVLSVYAMGDRTVDECVQSVLIGNESFVDRGAQLIATIINQVPNTQSMALQAAVTTSKLNSKAPLYLLPEEPLLRQPTVREIQTGINAKLVSGDDSSLDREVAVRKVAAMQLPGFLERLANAALVMTPGDRSDILIGCVLACSQPDGPSPAAVILTGGITPPPSVRRLVENANALPILMATEDTYTVASKAAEVRAEIGEHSPRKIESAIGVFERHVDTDSLAERLKAPVVPHITPMLFEHSLIQRARQQRVKIVLPEATEPRILQAVDVLRRRDVTDVILLGNPNEISAAAARSGVMLPGDGLHIIDPATSPLRDSFASEYYQLRQHKGVTFDIARDRMIDVTYFGTMLVHRGMAGGLVSGAVHTTANTIRPAFEFIRTRPDVNVVSSVFLMCLKEGVLVYGDCAVIPNPTAEQLTEIAISSAETAAQFGIEPRIAMLSYSTGESGQGEDVNKVREATAMVRSRRPDLAVEGPLQYDAAVDPDVAATKLPDNPVAGKATVLVFPDLNTGNNLYKAVQRSAGAIAIGPVLQGLNKPVNDLSRGCTVPDIVNTVAITAIQAQMVSE from the coding sequence ATGATTCAGCGCAGCGTTTACATCGGCACCAACAGCAATGCCACTGGCAAACGCATGGTGGCGCTCGGCATGATGGAATTGGCGGCTCGCCGTTTCGGTCGCGTGGCTTTCTTTCGCCCCGTCGTGCGGTTGGGATCCGATCAAGACCAAAGCATTCGCATGATGCGTTCCCGATATGGCATCACAACGCCCACAGAAGAAATGTGCGGTGTGACTCGAACGCAAGCCAGGCAGATGTTAGCGGCGGATCGCTACAGCGATCTGATCCAGCTGATTCAACAAAAATTCAAACAATTGGAAGTCAAAGCGGACTTCGTCGTTGTCGAAGGCACCAGCTACCAAGGGCTCGCCCCTGAGCTGGAGTTTGAACTGAACGCCGATATCGCGGCCAACATCGGTGCACGCGTTCTTTCGGTTTACGCGATGGGCGACCGTACCGTTGACGAGTGCGTTCAATCGGTGTTGATCGGCAACGAGAGTTTTGTTGACCGAGGGGCGCAGTTGATCGCCACGATCATCAACCAAGTCCCCAACACCCAATCCATGGCGCTGCAGGCCGCGGTGACGACATCAAAACTGAACTCGAAAGCACCTCTGTACCTGTTGCCAGAGGAACCGCTGCTACGTCAACCAACCGTTCGCGAAATTCAGACTGGGATCAACGCGAAACTTGTTTCCGGCGATGATTCTTCCTTGGACCGCGAAGTCGCCGTCCGCAAGGTCGCCGCGATGCAACTGCCGGGCTTCTTAGAACGTCTCGCGAATGCAGCGTTGGTGATGACTCCGGGTGATCGCAGCGACATCTTGATTGGCTGTGTGCTGGCTTGTTCTCAACCCGACGGGCCATCGCCCGCGGCCGTGATTCTGACCGGAGGAATCACCCCGCCGCCTTCCGTGCGTCGCTTGGTGGAAAATGCGAACGCGTTGCCGATTTTGATGGCCACGGAAGACACTTACACGGTTGCTTCCAAGGCCGCTGAAGTACGGGCCGAAATTGGGGAGCACTCGCCACGTAAAATCGAATCCGCGATTGGAGTTTTTGAGCGACATGTCGATACGGATTCTCTTGCGGAACGTTTGAAAGCCCCGGTGGTTCCGCACATCACGCCCATGTTGTTTGAACACTCGCTGATCCAAAGAGCGCGGCAGCAACGCGTCAAAATCGTTCTTCCCGAAGCGACCGAACCACGCATTCTGCAAGCCGTTGATGTTTTGCGTCGACGTGATGTCACTGATGTGATCTTGCTGGGCAACCCAAACGAAATCTCGGCCGCGGCGGCTAGGTCAGGCGTCATGCTTCCCGGTGACGGACTGCATATCATCGACCCAGCCACCAGTCCTCTGCGTGATTCCTTCGCAAGCGAATACTATCAATTGCGTCAGCACAAAGGGGTGACCTTCGACATCGCTCGCGATCGAATGATCGATGTCACCTACTTTGGCACCATGTTGGTTCACCGCGGGATGGCGGGTGGATTGGTGTCCGGCGCCGTTCACACAACCGCCAATACCATTCGCCCAGCGTTCGAATTCATTCGCACCCGCCCCGACGTCAACGTGGTCAGCAGTGTGTTTTTGATGTGTTTGAAAGAAGGCGTCTTGGTCTACGGGGATTGTGCGGTCATCCCCAATCCGACCGCAGAGCAATTAACAGAAATCGCCATCAGCAGCGCGGAAACGGCCGCTCAATTTGGCATTGAGCCACGAATTGCGATGCTGTCGTACTCCACCGGCGAAAGCGGACAAGGCGAGGACGTCAACAAAGTCCGTGAAGCCACCGCAATGGTGCGTTCGCGACGACCGGATCTGGCCGTGGAGGGGCCTTTGCAATACGACGCGGCAGTGGATCCTGATGTCGCTGCGACGAAACTGCCCGACAACCCCGTGGCGGGCAAAGCGACGGTGTTGGTGTTTCCCGACTTGAACACAGGCAACAATCTTTACAAAGCCGTCCAGCGTTCCGCCGGTGCCATCGCAATTGGTCCGGTCCTGCAGGGGTTGAATAAACCGGTCAACGATCTTTCCCGAGGTTGCACCGTTCCCGATATCGTCAACACGGTCGCAATCACGGCCATCCAAGCTCAGATGGTGAGCGAATGA